AGAGGGACACGCGGATGGTGTCGCCGATGCCCTTGCCCAGCAGGTAGCCGAACGCGGTGGCGGACTTGATGGTGCCCTGGAAGGCGGGGCCGGCCTCGGTGACGCCGAGGTGCAGCGGCCAGTCGCCCTGCTCGGCGAGCAGCTCGTAGGCGCGGGCCATGATCACCGGGTCGTTGTGCTTCACGGAGATCTTGAAGTCCTTGAAGCCGTGCTCCTCGAAGAGGGAGGCCTCCCACACGGCGGACTCCACGAGCGCCTCGGGGGTGGCCTTGCCGTACTTCTTCAGCAGGCGCGGGTCCAGGGAGCCGGCGTTGACGCCGATGCGGATCGAGGTGCCGTGCTCGGCGGCGGCCTGCGCGATCTCCTTGACCTTGTCGTCGAACTTCTTGATGTTGCCCGGGTTCACGCGCACGGCGCCGCAGCCGGCCTCGATGGCGGCGAACACGTACTTGGGCTGGAAGTGGATGTCCGCGATCACGGGGATGGTGGACTGCTGGGCGATGACCTTGAGCGCCTCGGCGTCCTTGTCCGTGGGGCAGGCCACGCGCACGATGTCGCAGCCAGCGGCGGTGAGCTCGGCGATCTGCTGGAGCGTGGCGCCGATGTCGTGCGTCTTCGTGGTGGTCATCGACTGGACGGAGACCTGATGCTGCGAGCCCACGCCCACCGAGCCGACCCGGATCTGCCGCGTCGCACGGCGCGGGGCCAGGACGGGCGGCGGGGCGGACGGCATTCCAAGGCTGACAGGCACGGCAGCGCTCCTCACGGTTCTCTTCGGGGTGGCGGCCGCGGGCCGCCGGTCTGCCGTCCATCCTAGGGCCCGCACCCGGGTGCGGGCCGAGGGCCGGGGCCCGGCCCCGGACGGAGGGCGGCCGCGTCGGTCGCGCGTCGGGCCCGGCGACCGGCCGGCGCACCGGCTCAGAACAGGCGGATCGGCTCCACGATGTCGGCGACGATCAGCACCACGCCCATCACGAGCATGAGCCCGGCCACCGCGTAGGTCACCGGCAGCATGCGGGCCAGGTCGAACGGCCCCGGGTCCGGGCGGCCGCGCAGCCGGGCCCATCCGCGGCGCAGCGCCTCCCACAGCGCGCCGACCACGTGGCCGCCGTCGAGGGGCAGCAGCGGGATGAGGTTGAACACCATCAGGGCCACGTTGACGCCGGCCACCAGGGACAGCAGCAGGGCCGCCTTGTCCGCGAGCTCCGCCTCCTGCAGCGCCGCAGCCTCGCCGGCGATCCGGCCCACCCCCACCACGGACATCGGCCCGTCCGGGTCGCGCTCGGCCGGGGTCACCACGGCCACGGCGGTGTCCCACAGCCGCTGGGGCAGCACGAGCACCACGTCGACGACGCCGCGCACCTGCTGGGCCACGACCGGCCCGGCCGCCAGCGGGCTCTGCCGCACGGTCTCGATCTGCGAGCCCATGCCAATGAACCCGACCTCCTCGGTCAGGGCGGTGCCGTCCGGGGCGCGCTCGGGGCGGCCGACGGCGTCCGTCACCGGCCGCTGGGTCAGGCGCGGGGTGATGGTGGCGGAGTGGGGCTCGCCGTCGCGCTCCCACTCGATCGCGGTGGGCTGCCCGGCGCGCTCGCGGATCAGCCCGGACAGGGCGTCCCAGTCCTCCACGGGGCGCCCGTCGAAGGAGGTGACGGTGTCCCCCGGGCGCAGCCCGGCCTCGTGGGCGGGCGCCACGGGGTCGCCGGGGCGGCAGTCCTGCCCCCCGCCCTCGGCGGCGCGGGCCTGCTGCTCGTCCGTGGTCACCACGCAGCGGTAGACCTCCGCCGCCGTGGTGCTCGGCTGGGAGGTGCCCACCGTGGTCACCAGCAGGGCCGTGACGCCGAGTGCGATGAGCAGGTTCATGAACGGCCCGCCGAGCATGATCACCACGCGCTTCCACACGGGCAGCTGGATGAACTGGCGGCCCTCGTCCGCCGCCGTGAGCTCCGCGGCGGCCTGGATCCGCGCGTCGTCCGCCATCCGGCCCAGCTGCTGCACGAATCCGGTGGAGGCGGTGCGCGGCGCCTGGCCCGGGCGCGGCGGCGGGAGCATGCCCACCATGGCCACGTAGCCGCCCAGCGGCACGGCCTTGAACCCATACTCGGTCTCCCCGCGGCGCCACGAGGCGATCGTGGGGCCGAAGCCGATCATGTACTGCGTGACGCGCACGCCGAAGAGCTTGGCGGGCACGAGGTGACCCACCTCGTGCAGGGCGATCGAGACGGCCAGGCCCAGGGCCACCGCGACGACGCCGAGGACGTACCAGAGCACCTCCACGGCGCTCACCAGCGGGCCCGGGCGGCAGTGCGCGCCCAGTCCTCGGCCGCGAGCACGGCCTCCACGGTCAGGTCCTGCGCCACGTGCCCGTGGCCGGCGGCGCCGAGCACCCGGGCGGGCTCGTACTCGCCGACGACGGCGCGCACGGTGTCCACGATCGCGTCGAAGCGGATGCGCCCGTCGTGGAACGCGTCCACGGCCTCCTCGTTGACGGCGTTGAACACGGCCATGTGGGTGGGCGAGGCCGCGGCGGCCTCCTTGGCGGCGCGCACGGCGGGGAACGCGTCCTCGTCGAGGGGCTCGAAGGTCCAGGTGGCGGCGCGGGTCCAGTCGCAGCCGGCGGCGGCGCCGGGCACGCGGGACGGCCAGGCGAGCCCGAGGGCGATGGGCAGGCGCATGTCCGGCGGGGACGCCTGGGCCAGGGTGGAGCCGTCCGTGAACTCGACCATGGAGTGCACCACGGACTGCGGGTGGACCACGACGTCGATCCGCTCCAGGGGCACGTCGAAGAGCAGGTGGGCCTCGATCACCTCGAGGGCCTTGTTCACGAGCGAGGCGGAGTTGGTGGTGACCACGCGGCCCATGTCCCACGTGGGGTGCGCCAGCGCCTGCGCGGGGGTGACCTCGGCCAGGGCGGCCCGGTCGAGGCCGCGGAAGGGCCCTCCGGAGGCGGTGAGCACGAGGCGGCGGACCTCGTCCGCGGTGCCGCCGCGCAGCGCCTGCGCCAGGGCCGAGTGCTCGGAGTCCACGGGCACGAGCTGCCCGGGGGCGGCGGCCGCCTTCACGAGCGCCCCGCCCACGATCAGCGACTCCTTGTTCGCCAGCGCCAGCCGGTGGCCCGCGTGCAGGGCGGCCAGGGTGGGGCGCAGGCCGATCGAGCCGGTGATGCCGTTGAGCACGGTGTCCGCGCCCTCCCACGCCGCGATCCGCTCGGCGGCCGTGGGGCCGGTGAACAGCGCCGGGCGCGGGGCGGGGACGCCCAGACGAGCGGCGGCGTCGGCGATCGCCGCGCGCAGCTCGTCCTCGGTGGCCGTCGCGGAGCCCACAGCCTCGGCCCCGACGCGCACCGCCTGCTCGGCCAGCAGGCCCGTGTTCGCGCCCCCGGACAGGGCGACGGCGCGGAACCGCGCGGGGTCCTGCGCGATCACGTCCAGGCCCTGGGTGCCGATGGACCCGGTGGAGCCGATCAGCGCGACGGCGCGCGGGGCGCCGTCGTCGTGCGCGTTCGAGGCGGAGGGGGCGCCCGCCGCGGGGAGGGTGTAGTCGGTGAGGGATCCGTGCGTCACCCGGCCATGATGCCAGCCGCGCCTGGACAGCGCCGGGACGGGCGGGGGCCGGCCGGACCCGCTCGGAGGATCGACGGTTTCGGTCAGGACCGACGGCCGTTCCGTCGATCCTGACCGAAACCGTCGATCTGAGGGTCTCCGGCCGGGTGAGCGGCCGAGCGCCGGGACGGCCGAGGGGCCGGCCCGGGCGGGCGCCGCGTGGGCGTCCCGACCCGGACCGGCCCCTCGTGGGAGACCGCGCTCAGGAGCGGATCAGTGCTGCACCGGCTTCTCGGCGCCGATGCCGGTGAGGGAGCGGACCTCCATCTCGGCCTGCTTGTCCGGGTCCTCCGCGCGGGAGGAGGTGACGGAGCCGAGCCAGCCGAGGAAGAAGGCCAGCGGGATGGACACGATGCCCGGGTTCTTCAGCGGGAAGATCGCGAAGTCCGCGCCCGGGATCATCGACGTCGGCGCACCGGACATCACCGGGGACAGCACGATCAGGATGATCGCGGAGAGCAGTCCGCCGTACATGGACCATACCGCGCCGCGGGTGGTGAAGCGCTTCCAGAACAGCGAGTACAGGATGGTCGGCAGGTTCGCCGAGGCGGCCACCGCGAAGGCGAGCGCCACGAGGAACGCCACGTTCTGGCCCTGCGCGCCGATGCCGCCTACGATCGCCAGGATGCCGATCACCACCACGGTGATCTTGCCGATGCGGACCTCCTCCTTGGGGGTCAGCTGGTGCTTGGCGATCACGGAGCCGTACACGTCGTGGGCGAAGGACGCCGCCGCCGTGATGGCCAGGCCGGCGACCACCGCGAGGATCGTGGCGAACGCCACCGCGGAGATCACGCCGAGCAGGATGGAGCCGCCGAGCTCGAACGCGAGCAGCGGGGCCGCCGAGTTCTGGCCGCCCGGGGCCGCCATGATCCGCTCGGGGCCGATCAGGGCGCCGGCGCCGTAGCCCAGCACGAGGGTGAACAGGTAGAACGCGCCGATGAGCACGATCGCCCACACCACCGACTTGCGGGCCTCCTTGGCCGTGGGCACGGTGTAGAACCGCATGAGCACGTGCGGCAGGCCGGCGGTGCCCAGCACGAGGGCGATGCCGAGGGAGACGAAGTCCAGGCGGGTCAGCGC
The sequence above is a segment of the Micrococcus endophyticus genome. Coding sequences within it:
- the ispG gene encoding flavodoxin-dependent (E)-4-hydroxy-3-methylbut-2-enyl-diphosphate synthase; protein product: MPSAPPPVLAPRRATRQIRVGSVGVGSQHQVSVQSMTTTKTHDIGATLQQIAELTAAGCDIVRVACPTDKDAEALKVIAQQSTIPVIADIHFQPKYVFAAIEAGCGAVRVNPGNIKKFDDKVKEIAQAAAEHGTSIRIGVNAGSLDPRLLKKYGKATPEALVESAVWEASLFEEHGFKDFKISVKHNDPVIMARAYELLAEQGDWPLHLGVTEAGPAFQGTIKSATAFGYLLGKGIGDTIRVSLSAPPVEEVKVGLQILQSLNLRERKLEIVSCPSCGRAQVDVYTLAEEVTEGLKDLEVPLRVAVMGCVVNGPGEAREADLGVASGNGKGQIFVKGEVIRTVPEDQIVDTLIEEANRIAAEMGDGEESGDQAAAGAPVVSVH
- a CDS encoding site-2 protease family protein; its protein translation is MSAVEVLWYVLGVVAVALGLAVSIALHEVGHLVPAKLFGVRVTQYMIGFGPTIASWRRGETEYGFKAVPLGGYVAMVGMLPPPRPGQAPRTASTGFVQQLGRMADDARIQAAAELTAADEGRQFIQLPVWKRVVIMLGGPFMNLLIALGVTALLVTTVGTSQPSTTAAEVYRCVVTTDEQQARAAEGGGQDCRPGDPVAPAHEAGLRPGDTVTSFDGRPVEDWDALSGLIRERAGQPTAIEWERDGEPHSATITPRLTQRPVTDAVGRPERAPDGTALTEEVGFIGMGSQIETVRQSPLAAGPVVAQQVRGVVDVVLVLPQRLWDTAVAVVTPAERDPDGPMSVVGVGRIAGEAAALQEAELADKAALLLSLVAGVNVALMVFNLIPLLPLDGGHVVGALWEALRRGWARLRGRPDPGPFDLARMLPVTYAVAGLMLVMGVVLIVADIVEPIRLF
- the dxr gene encoding 1-deoxy-D-xylulose-5-phosphate reductoisomerase codes for the protein MIGSTGSIGTQGLDVIAQDPARFRAVALSGGANTGLLAEQAVRVGAEAVGSATATEDELRAAIADAAARLGVPAPRPALFTGPTAAERIAAWEGADTVLNGITGSIGLRPTLAALHAGHRLALANKESLIVGGALVKAAAAPGQLVPVDSEHSALAQALRGGTADEVRRLVLTASGGPFRGLDRAALAEVTPAQALAHPTWDMGRVVTTNSASLVNKALEVIEAHLLFDVPLERIDVVVHPQSVVHSMVEFTDGSTLAQASPPDMRLPIALGLAWPSRVPGAAAGCDWTRAATWTFEPLDEDAFPAVRAAKEAAAASPTHMAVFNAVNEEAVDAFHDGRIRFDAIVDTVRAVVGEYEPARVLGAAGHGHVAQDLTVEAVLAAEDWARTAARARW
- a CDS encoding cation acetate symporter — encoded protein: MSALTPLLQAAPEAVGNPAVNIGIFLAFVVVTLVIVIRASKTSSSSADYYAGGRGFSGTQNGTAIAGDYLSAASFLGIVGAIALYGYDGFLYSIGFLVAWLVALLLVAELLRNTGKFTMADVLSFRLRQKPVRIAAAFGTMAVCLFYLLAQMAGAGGLVSLLLNIDDRAGQALVIAIVGVLMIVYVLIGGMKGTTYVQIIKAILLIAGAGVMTVWSLAMFGFDFNAMLGAAVELNPEGEAILEPGLQYGASALTRLDFVSLGIALVLGTAGLPHVLMRFYTVPTAKEARKSVVWAIVLIGAFYLFTLVLGYGAGALIGPERIMAAPGGQNSAAPLLAFELGGSILLGVISAVAFATILAVVAGLAITAAASFAHDVYGSVIAKHQLTPKEEVRIGKITVVVIGILAIVGGIGAQGQNVAFLVALAFAVAASANLPTILYSLFWKRFTTRGAVWSMYGGLLSAIILIVLSPVMSGAPTSMIPGADFAIFPLKNPGIVSIPLAFFLGWLGSVTSSRAEDPDKQAEMEVRSLTGIGAEKPVQH